The following proteins come from a genomic window of Aspergillus luchuensis IFO 4308 DNA, chromosome 3, nearly complete sequence:
- a CDS encoding cytochrome P450 (COG:Q;~EggNog:ENOG410PKUU;~InterPro:IPR001128,IPR002401,IPR036396;~PFAM:PF00067;~SECRETED:SignalP(1-17);~go_function: GO:0005506 - iron ion binding [Evidence IEA];~go_function: GO:0016705 - oxidoreductase activity, acting on paired donors, with incorporation or reduction of molecular oxygen [Evidence IEA];~go_function: GO:0020037 - heme binding [Evidence IEA];~go_process: GO:0055114 - oxidation-reduction process [Evidence IEA]), translated as MPTILLTLLALFTLRLLYEYKRDRNLPPGPRRLPLIGNLHQAPQTLPWRIFDQWSKTYGPIMSAQFGRQTLILITSPVIARDLLDKRGSIYADRPDLVMANNITKGLHMLIRQYDDWLRLHQRLDAPLLSPRASNTYHPIQDLESKQLMFDLLRSNDFDAHFERYSGSLMFALAYGFRLLSPKGQELRDMRTIQGNFTYAARVGTWIVDAIPVLNYLPAVVAPWKRLAEKLFQLEASVHTRHLEKGLSSEAWNWSKEFSASKHAEGMPRMDLAYNLGILVDAGFETTWAVMKIFVLAIRTDPRFVAVARKELDEVVGEDRMPTFEDQEKLVYVQAVVDETLRWRSMAPGGIPHAARKEDTYMGYRIPKGATVIPLFWSMCLTDEPWDDPLEFRPERWFGATGKEDGRFRNFFGYGRRICTGRHIARNSLFLLMARILWAFDIQAPLGDDGKPVPVDDMAFDSAFVSTPEPFEALFVPRSEKTKAIVEQEWNETEKDMAVLMDKVRESQRALGLDIRA; from the coding sequence ATgcccaccatcctcctcactctcctcgCCCTATTcaccctccgcctcctctaCGAATACAAACGCGACCGCAACCTCCCCCCAGGCCCACGTCGCCTCCCCCTAATCGGCAACCTGCACCAAGCCCCTCAAACCCTGCCGTGGCGAATTTTCGACCAATGGAGCAAAACCTACGGGCCTATAATGTCCGCCCAATTTGGGCGCCAAACCCTCATCCTAATCACCTCACCCGTCATCGCACGCGATCTTCTCGACAAACGCGGCAGCATCTACGCCGATCGCCCAGATCTCGTCATGGCGAATAACATCACCAAGGGCCTGCACATGCTCATCCGGCAATATGATGACTGGTTACGACTTCACCAGCGACTGGATGCTCCGTTGCTTAGTCCCCGCGCGTCGAATACCTACCACCCCATACAGGATCTGGAGAGTAAGCAGCTCATGTTTGATTTGTTGCGGTCGAATGACTTCGATGCGCATTTCGAGAGATATAGTGGGAGTTTGATGTTCGCGTTGGCGTACGGATTCCGACTTCTCTCGCCAAAGGGGCAGGAGTTGCGCGATATGCGTACCATTCAGGGAAATTTTACCTACGCAGCGAGAGTGGGCACGTGGATTGTGGATGCGATTCCGGTGTTGAATTACTtgccggcggtggtggcgcCGTGGAAGAGGCTGGCGGAGAAGTTGTTTCAGCTCGAGGCGAGTGTGCATACAAGACATCTGGAGAAGGGGTTGAGTAGTGAGGCGTGGAATTGGTCGAAGGAATTCTCGGCGTCGAAGCATGCGGAGGGGATGCCGCGGATGGATTTGGCGTATAATTTGGGGATTTTGGTGGATGCGGGGTTTGAGACGACGTGGGCGGtgatgaagatcttcgtGTTGGCGATTCGGACGGATCCGCGGTTTGTAGCGGTCGCAAggaaggagttggatgaggtggtgggtgaggATAGGATGCCGACGTTTGAGGATCAGGAGAAGTTGGTGTATGTGCAGGCAGTTGTGGATGAGACGTTGCGGTGGAGGTCGATGGCGCCGGGTGGGATACCGCATGCtgcgaggaaggaggataCTTATATGGGGTATCGGATTCCGAAGGGGGCGACGGTGATTCCGTTGTTCTGGTCGATGTGTCTGACTGATGAGCCGTGGGATGATCCGCTGGAATTTCGGCCGGAGAGATGGTTCGGGGCGACTGGGAAGGAGGATGGCCGGTTTCGCAATTTCTTTGGATATGGGCGGCGGATATGCACGGGTCGGCACATTGCGAGGAATTCGTTGTTTCTACTAATGGCTAGGATTCTTTGGGCGTTTGATATTCAGGCGCCGctgggagatgatgggaaaCCGGTACCGGTGGATGATATGGCGTTTGATTCAGCTTTTGTGTCGACACCGGAACCGTTTGAGGCGCTGTTTGTGCCGCGCAgtgagaagaccaaggcgATCGTAGAGCAGGAGTGGAATGAGACGGAGAAGGACATGGCGGTGTTGATGGATAAGGTGCGGGAGAGCCAGCGGGCGCTTGGGTTGGATATTAGGGCGTGA
- a CDS encoding SDR family NAD(P)-dependent oxidoreductase (COG:Q;~EggNog:ENOG410PNXK;~InterPro:IPR036291,IPR002347;~PFAM:PF08659,PF00106,PF13561;~go_process: GO:0055114 - oxidation-reduction process [Evidence IEA]), with amino-acid sequence MAHLLRGTAFITGAGSGIGAGVAHKFIRNGISKLALVDINSSNLQKVSESLKQTSPHVELLIASLNVTNEAQVNNAVQKVATNFGRVDIGVNCAGVGDSGKPTHQSSLRDWQRAVDINQTGVWLSQRALVQQMLTQTSCGTRRGRGVIVNVCSSLGISASATGMSFPAYVSSKHGVMGLTKMVDAKYYASSGIRINAICPGYVKSLLAASIAVS; translated from the exons ATGGCTCATCTTCTACGCGGAACAGCCTTCATCACTGGAGCAGGCTCTG GTATCGGAGCCGGTGTGGCTCATAAATTCATTCGGAACGGAATATCCAAGCTAGCGTTAGTCGACATCAATTCTTCCAATCTTCAAAAAGTCTCCGAGTCGCTGAAACAAACATCTCCTCATGTGGAGCTGCTAATCGCATCTCTTAACGTGACGAACGAAGCACAAGTCAACAATGCGGTCCAGAAGGTCGCCACAAATTTCGGTCGCGTGGATATTGGAGTTAACTGCGCTGGAGTTGGTGATTCAGGAAAGCCCACACATCAATCATCCCTAAGGGACTGGCAGCGGGCAGTTGATATTAACCAGACGGGTGTGTGGCTCTCGCAGAGGGCACTTGTTCAGCAGATGCTTACTCAGAC ATCGTGTGGTACTCGACGTGGTCGTGGGGTTATTGTTAACGTCTGCTCTTCGCTAGGCATTTCTGCCTCGGCTACGGGTATGTCTTTTCCTGCATATGTATCCTCGAAACACG GCGTGATGGGACTTACGAAAATGGTT GATGCTAAGTACTACGCTTCGAGTGGAATCCGCATAAATGCCATTTGCCCAGGGTATGTCAAGTCTCTCCTTGCTGCTTCCATTGCAGTTTCCTGA
- a CDS encoding magnesium transporter CorA family protein (COG:P;~EggNog:ENOG410Q1TS;~InterPro:IPR044089,IPR002523;~PFAM:PF01544;~TransMembrane:2 (i312-330o350-371i);~go_component: GO:0016020 - membrane [Evidence IEA];~go_function: GO:0015095 - magnesium ion transmembrane transporter activity [Evidence IEA];~go_function: GO:0046873 - metal ion transmembrane transporter activity [Evidence IEA];~go_process: GO:0030001 - metal ion transport [Evidence IEA];~go_process: GO:0055085 - transmembrane transport [Evidence IEA];~go_process: GO:1903830 - magnesium ion transmembrane transport [Evidence IEA]): protein MEPALLAAIMSSDSTPDPRLEKPRPAAVSRINFFTSQLNTSIEASSIEDLCSVYKPFDLLLETGAHSGLWWLDITAPAEEDIEALARFFNLHPLTTEDIKTRETREKIELFGHYYFLSLRPPRRLETDTGVRIVSHNLYAVVFRGGVLSFSFDPSLHTSHVRQRIKEHSSHLLLTSDWICYALIDDIVDGFAPFISRVENGVVTVEDSVSITRPDDMGLALQRIFKLRKEVMNIRQPLHDKIDVIRSFARHCDISDTSSSQVALYLSDICDHVVTMIANLEQAEQMLSRLQSKYLTQVHFDSGRMRNGIASALSKLTVLASILVPMQFITGLFGMNVRVPGKTHDGDNSLTWWFSILGFILGLTVIFVWVAKRIGLLDR from the exons ATGGAGCCCGCCCTGCTGGCTGCAATCATGTCATCTGATTCGACCCCCGACCCCCGGCTGGAGAAGCCCCGGCCGGCAGCGGTCAGTCGCATcaacttcttcacctcccagCTAAATACCTCGATTGAGGCCTCCAGTATCGAGGACTTGTGCTCTGTGTATAAGCCCTTTGACCTCCTTCTGGAGACAGGGGCCCACAGTGGCCTATGGTGGCTTGATATCACGGCTCcagcggaagaagacatTGAAGCTTTAGCCCGAttcttcaacctccaccCTCTGACTACGGAGGATATCAAAACCCGTGAAACCAGAGAAAAGATCGAACTTTTTGGTCACTACTACTTTCTCTCTTTGCGACCGCCGCGCCGACTCGAGACGGACACTGGGGTACGCATTGTCTCGCACAACCTCTACGCCGTGGTGTTCCGGGGCGGCGTTCTCAGCTTCAGTTTCGACCCCAGTCTGCACACTAGCCATGTGCGACAGCGTATCAAGGAGCACAGCAGTCATCTGCTGTTGACCAGCGATTGGATTTGCTATGCCCTGAT TGATGACATTGTTGACGGCTTTGCCCCGTTCATCAGTCGTGTCGAAAATGGTGTTGTAACGGTGGAAGACTCCGTCTCCATCACTCGACCGGACGACATGGGACTAGCCTTGCAGCGTATCTTCAAACTGCGCAAGGAGGTCATGAACATTCGTCAGCCGCTGCACGACAAGATCGACGTCATCCGGTCCTTTGCGCGGCACTGCGATATCTCCGACACCTCGTCATCGCAGGTTGCCCTGTACCTTAGCGACATCTGCGATCACGTCGTTACCATGATTGCCAACCTTGAGCAGGCCGAGCAGATGCTCTCGCGGTTGCAGTCCAAGTACCTCACCCAGGTTCACTTCGATTCCGGACGCATGCGCAACGGTATTGCATCGGCACTCAGCAAGCTAACGGTTCTTGCATCTATTCTCGTGCCGATGCAGTTCATCACGGGTTTATTCGGAATGAATGTCAGAGTGCCAGGGAAGACGCATGATGGGGACAACTCACTCACTTGGTGGTTTAGCATTCTAGGTTTCATCCTCGGACTGACTGTAATATTCGTCTGGGTGGCCAAACGGATCGGACTGCTGGATCGATAA
- a CDS encoding cytochrome P450 (COG:Q;~EggNog:ENOG410PG34;~InterPro:IPR001128,IPR017972,IPR002401,IPR036396;~PFAM:PF00067;~go_function: GO:0005506 - iron ion binding [Evidence IEA];~go_function: GO:0016705 - oxidoreductase activity, acting on paired donors, with incorporation or reduction of molecular oxygen [Evidence IEA];~go_function: GO:0020037 - heme binding [Evidence IEA];~go_process: GO:0055114 - oxidation-reduction process [Evidence IEA]) encodes MNTFIYASAFGLLALYIVRLSHLPKRGALPLPPGPKGLPLVGNIRDLPPHGSREWEHWLKHKDIYGPISSVWTPGTTLIIINDAKVAIHLLEKRSSQYSSRPRMIFGCELAGWERMVTMKRNPIHVRGQRRRIHQYLGSANALSSFYTQQDIEARRFLLRALQSPERLVDHIRSQTGATILKIVYGYTTQPHGRDPLVDLADTSTEQFGKAHTPGTWLVDSFPLLKYLPPWVPGAGFQATAREWRSTLDKLTEQPYAFVQQQIKNRTFQPSYVSKQLTQAAPDLSPEEETEIKWSAATLYGAGADTTVSALSSFFLAMALFPAVQTKAQEELDRVVGTSLPTTEDRANLPYTNAVVKEVLRWNPVTPLGVAHACTKEDVYEGYRIPKDATIIPNIWAFLHDPKVYSDPMTFNPEKFLDTETHHAENDPHNLAFGFGRRICPGRGFADSTIFLTVVRSLQAFRIGKLVKDGREIEPAVDYLPGVISHPKAFAISITPRSKEHELFIRSVEIEHPWEKGDIVIV; translated from the exons AtgaatacttttatatatgCCTCTGCATTTGGGCTTTTAGCTCTCTATATCGTCAGACTTAGCCACCTCCCAAAGCGAGGTGCACTTCCACTGCCCCCAGGGCCGAAGGGTCTGCCCCTGGTTGGTAATATACGCGATCTCCCGCCGCATGGGAGTAGAGAATGGGAGCACTGGTTAAAGCATAAAGATATCTACG GCCCTATCAGCTCTGTGTGGACACCGGGAACCACtctaatcatcatcaatgatgCTAAGGTTGCGATTCATCTTCTGGAAAAACGATCGTCGCAGTACTCATCCCGGCCTCGCATGATCTTTGGCTGTGAATT GGCGGGATGGGAGCGCATGGTCACAATGAAGCGCAACCCTATCCATGTTCGGGGACAGCGAAGACGGATCCACCAATACCTGGGTTCAGCTAATGCCCTCTCATCGTTCTACACTCAGCAGGATATTGAAGCTCGGcgatttcttcttcgggCTCTCCAATCCCCTGAAAGACTCGTGGATCATATTAGAAG CCAAACAGGAGCTACCATATTGAAAATTGTCTACGGGTATACCACGCAACCTCACGGCCGTGATCCTCTTGTTGATCTTGCGGATACATCGACGGAGCAATTCGGAAAAGCACATACGCCAGGAACATGGCTTGTGGATAGTTTCCctctat TGAAATATCTTCCACCCTGGGTGCCCGGAGCTGGCTTTCAAGCTACAGCCCGCGAATGGAGATCCACATTGGATAAACTGACTGAGCAACCGTACGCGTTCGTCCAACAACAAATAAAGAACCGGACGTTCCAGCCATCCTACGTTTCCAAGCAACTCACTCAGGCGGCACCCGACCTCAGTCCAGAGGAGGAAACGGAAATCAAATGGTCGGCAGCGACACTCTACGGAGCTGGTGCAGATACG ACGGTATCCGCTTTATCATCCTTTTTCCTAGCCATGGCCCTCTTCCCTGCCGTTCAGACcaaagcgcaagaagaactcGACCGCGTTGTAGGGACCAGTCTCCCCACAACAGAAGATCGCGCAAACCTGCCATATACCAACGCAGTCGTCAAAGAAGTCCTCCGGTGGAATCCTGTTACTCCTCTTGGCGTTGCACATGCTTGTACGAAGGAAGATGTATATGAAGGATATCGGATTCCAAAGGATGCAACCATCATCCCAAATATATG GGCTTTTCTACATGATCCAAAAGTCTACTCAGATCCAATGACATTCAACCCTGAGAAATTTCTGGACACTGAGACCCATCACGCAGAGAATGATCCCCATAACCTTGCCTTTGGATTTGGTCGTAGAATATGTCCCGGTCGTGGGTTTGCTGACTCCACCATATTCCTTACTGTCGTGCGGTCGTTGCAGGCTTTCCGGATTGGCAAGCTTGTCAAGGATGGAAGGGAGATCGAACCCGCTGTGGATTATCTGCCTGGAGTAATCAGCCACCCTAAGGCTTTTGCAATCTCTATCACACCCAGGAGTAAAGAGCATGAGTTGTTTATTCGTTCCGTTGAGATAGAGCATCcgtgggagaagggggatatCGTCATTGTTTGA
- a CDS encoding uncharacterized protein (COG:S;~EggNog:ENOG410PZAI) produces the protein MSDQQLLLERQARRHALAKVEERIKQTPNMHVEPSDLKAAGIRHFPLSLEGTKDRPSFFRPYEEELPLPVEEDEFLQIELTPDNIMWDTRALELFLFDHFHDCRGSAKREYPQNPPYGVYREIGDFKFGQLLECGKFNWYAVSVTDYPDENLPHIKAIVENDAIGDGRLLRGEIMTITDIMRARLRSNTLRLHIVAPMLVLSLMGPRHARVLEADFDGAMLNIRASKLYDFTRKNTDAVQLLTRYWLGGACGQTTMKP, from the exons ATGTCTGAtcaacagcttcttcttgagcgACAAGCTCGGCGGCATGCTCTGGCCAAGGTTGAGGAGCGCATCAAGCAAACACCTAATATGCATGTCGAACCAAGCGACCTGAAGGCGGCTGGTATCCGCCATTTTCCTTTGTCCCTCGAGGGTACCAAGGACCGGCCGTCTTTCTTCAGACCGTACGAAGAGGAGCTGCCTCTTCCagttgaggaagacgaaTTTCTTCAGATTGAGCTGACCCCGGATAATATCATGTGGGACACTCGTGCGTTggagctcttcctctttgacCACTTCCATGACTGCAGAGGGTCTGCCAAGCGCGAGTATCCCCAAAACCCTCCGTATGGTGTGTACCGAGA AATTGGAGATTTCAAGTTTGGCCAATTACTGGAGTGTGGGAAGTTTAACTGGTATGCTGTTTCGGTGACTGATTACCCAGACGAGAACTTGCCCCACATCAAGGCAATAGTGGAAAATGATGCTATTGGTGATGGTAGACTACTCCGTGGCGAAATCATGACAATTACAGACATCATGAGGGCCCGTCTAAGAAGCAACACACTACGACTGCATATTGTTGCTCCG ATGCTGGTTCTTTCCCTCATGGGCCCCCGTCATGCCCGTGTTCTAGAGGCCGATTTTGATGGAGCGATGCTTAACATCCGCGCTTCGAAGTTGTATGATTTCACGCGGAAGAACACAGATGCTGTGCAGCTGCTGACGCGGTATTGGCTGGGTGGGGCATGCGGCCAGACCACGATGAAACCCTAA
- a CDS encoding uncharacterized protein (COG:S;~EggNog:ENOG410PU0E), producing MASNDRLPRNETEWREWAASHEVSNSTIHDAPLTSGSTINHQQYLLLHVLWKSSMARQLKLEQFGLKEWKQKADKLLATLQSWNSYHQSFTSNAILEGTFALAKKYQSEASGSLDERFRSDVAFTPVSHRTRGKMGGLERKMRDVQLQTPSKSTGMIPNTPGEESPFHSPGPSEISNQMYPQTEDEQIVNSALVDFLNALSIHFPEACDWTLHRKSFKADFEHASYEARTDGYLKGGSSGKARALIEVKPMLREKKRIPICMQEAAQMVAWIKSDPDSTGVLNLPGRRLHVSQDRHLIYLIFAEYDDKYIQYLNNSLPPGSPRPFLKMHEFGPWNTLNRSDMGNLGGILLAIALRAYAETNSST from the exons ATGGCTAGCAACGACCGTCTCCCGAGAAACGAGACTGAGTGGAGGGAGTGGGCCGCTTCGCATGAGGTGTCTAACTCAACTATCCATGATGCTCCGCTCACGTCTGGATCGACTATCAACCACCAGCAATACCTTCTACTTCATGTTCTTTGGAAGTCCTCCATGGCCAGGCAACTAAAACTGGAACAGTTTGGCTTAAAGGAATGGAAACAGAAGGCCGACAAACTTCTAGCAACACTCCAATCCTGGAATAGCTACCACCAGAGCTTCACCAGCAACGCTATCCTCGAGGGAACCTTCGCCTTGGCTAAAAAGTACCAGTCTGAAGCCTCGGGGTCCCTCGATGAGAGGTTTCGTTCAGATGTGGCATTTACTCCTGTTTCCCATCGCACGCGTGGCAAAATGGGTGGATTAGAGCGGAAGATGAGGGATGTACAACTTCAGACCCCGTCTAAGTCAACGGGAATGATACCAAACACACCAGGCGAAGAATCGCCTTTCCATTCACCAGGACCGAGTGAGATCTCGAATCAAATGTATCCCCAAACGGAAGATGAGCAGATTGTTAATTCAGCACTTGTGGACTTTTTGAATGCCCTGAGTATACACTTTCCTGAAGCATGCGACTGGACTCTACATCGGAAATCTTTCAAGGCAGATTTCGAACATGCGTCGTATGAAGCACGAACTGATGGCTATCTCAAGGGAGGGTCTTCTGGGAAGGCGCGGGCATTGATTGAAGTAAAGCCAATGCtaagggagaaaaagcgaATTCCGATCTGCATGCAGGAGGCTGCTCAGATGGTTGCTTGGATCAAATCAGATCCTGATTCTACTGGTGTGTTGAATCTGCCGGGTCG TCGTCTTCACGTGTCACAAGACCGTCATCTGATTTACCTTATCTTCGCTGAGTATGATGACAAGTATATTCAGTACCTCAATAATTCATTGCCACCTGGATCACCACGCCCGTTTCTCAAGATGCATGAATTTGGTCCCTGGAATACATTGAACCGAAGTGACATGGGGAACCTTGGCGGAATTCTTCTTGCGATTGCCTTGCGTGCCTATGCAGAGACCAACTCGAGTACTTGA